The proteins below come from a single Nostoc sp. KVJ3 genomic window:
- a CDS encoding aldo/keto reductase, with the protein MVITERRKLGHSGLEVSPISFGGNVFGWTIDENSSFEILDHFMAAGGNFIDTADVYSKWVPGNIGGESETILGKWLKQRGHRDQVVIATKVGNDMGVKGKGLSRKHILEAVEDSLQRLQTDYIDLYQSHIDDETTPLEETLETYGELIRQGKVRAIGASNYSGSRLLQALEISRQHGYPRYESLQPRYNLYDRDGYEQDLQQICQEHGIGVISYSSLCSGFLSGKYRSEEDLSISLRGNSVKRYLNPRGFEILKAIDQVAKTYNSTPTQVSLAWLIANPTITSPIVSATKVEQLNEIVKAVNIKLDQDAIDLLNQASSSNS; encoded by the coding sequence ATGGTCATTACAGAAAGACGTAAACTTGGACATTCAGGACTAGAAGTCTCACCAATATCTTTTGGTGGTAACGTTTTTGGCTGGACAATTGATGAAAATAGTTCATTTGAGATTTTAGATCACTTTATGGCGGCTGGAGGTAATTTTATTGACACAGCTGATGTCTATTCTAAGTGGGTTCCAGGAAATATTGGTGGAGAGTCTGAGACAATTTTAGGAAAATGGCTCAAGCAGCGTGGTCATCGCGACCAAGTGGTGATTGCAACTAAGGTTGGCAACGATATGGGTGTTAAAGGCAAAGGGCTTTCTCGCAAACACATCCTAGAAGCTGTTGAAGACTCATTGCAAAGGTTACAAACTGATTATATTGATTTATATCAATCGCACATCGACGATGAAACTACTCCACTTGAAGAAACTCTTGAAACCTACGGGGAATTAATTCGTCAGGGAAAAGTCCGTGCGATTGGTGCTTCAAACTATAGTGGTTCTCGTCTGCTACAGGCGTTAGAAATTAGCCGTCAGCATGGTTATCCTCGCTACGAAAGCCTTCAGCCCCGTTATAACTTGTACGATCGAGATGGTTATGAGCAGGATTTACAACAAATTTGCCAAGAACATGGAATTGGTGTAATTAGCTATTCTTCTCTGTGCAGTGGCTTTCTCTCTGGGAAATATCGCTCAGAGGAAGATTTGTCTATTAGTCTCCGTGGTAATTCTGTAAAAAGATATTTAAACCCTCGTGGTTTTGAAATTCTAAAGGCAATTGATCAAGTAGCAAAGACTTATAATTCTACTCCTACCCAAGTTTCTCTGGCGTGGCTCATTGCTAATCCGACCATTACCTCCCCTATAGTTAGTGCAACAAAGGTTGAGCAACTCAACGAGATCGTCAAAGCTGTCAATATAAAACTCGACCAAGATGCTATTGACCTTCTCAATCAAGCCAGTTCCTCAAACAGCTAG
- a CDS encoding long-chain-fatty-acid--CoA ligase, producing the protein MIHNDEITTLADLARVQSRQFPDVKALTFQDRTLTYLQLDTRSNQVANALLEQGAKTQCLRGATPMRVAILAKDSLASFEILFACAKINAVFVPINWRLAASEVSYILTDAHVEIIFFGSEFNSLITYIRNEVNSVTTFISLEKTEENCLSYDAWYQQSSDIQPNVLVEENHVVVQIYTSGTTGRPKGVQLGHYSFFAIAKEIVKQNETWINWSPTDKSLLVIPFFHIGGLWWAIRGLASGAENILLQAFVGIEVLEAIEKYRITKTCMVPAMLQVLLTEPSCQQTDFSSLEYIVYGGSPIAELLLKEAMVTFDCNFVQIYGMTETGNCAVSLLANAHISANLARLKSAGKPFPGVSLTILNHQRKALAIGEVGEICIKSPANMIGYWKLPEATANTLVDGWIHTGDAGYFDDEGYLYICDRLKDMICYAGENVYPAEIENILYEYPAIAEVAVIGVPDEDWGESIKAIVVLKPGIKATALDIINFVRGKLADFKLPRSVEFVASLPRTPSGKLQKGQLKEKYWQGYQRKVN; encoded by the coding sequence ATGATACATAACGATGAAATTACAACATTAGCGGATTTAGCACGTGTGCAATCACGTCAATTTCCAGATGTCAAAGCGTTGACTTTTCAGGATAGAACGCTCACTTATCTACAGCTAGATACACGGAGTAATCAAGTAGCTAATGCACTTTTAGAGCAAGGGGCGAAAACGCAATGTCTCCGAGGGGCTACGCCTATGCGAGTTGCAATATTAGCTAAAGATTCACTGGCTAGTTTTGAAATCTTATTTGCTTGTGCCAAAATCAATGCCGTCTTTGTCCCAATTAATTGGCGGTTAGCTGCTTCAGAAGTCAGCTATATTCTTACAGATGCTCATGTTGAAATTATATTTTTTGGTTCTGAATTTAATTCGTTAATTACATATATTAGGAACGAAGTCAATAGCGTTACAACTTTCATTTCCTTAGAAAAAACGGAAGAAAATTGCTTAAGTTACGATGCTTGGTATCAACAATCCAGCGATATTCAACCTAATGTTCTCGTTGAGGAAAATCATGTAGTAGTGCAAATTTACACCAGTGGTACAACTGGTCGTCCGAAGGGTGTTCAACTAGGACATTATAGTTTTTTTGCCATTGCGAAAGAAATAGTCAAGCAAAATGAAACTTGGATAAATTGGAGTCCAACAGATAAAAGCCTGTTAGTCATCCCTTTCTTTCATATTGGGGGTTTATGGTGGGCTATCCGTGGTTTAGCATCTGGAGCCGAAAATATTTTGCTGCAAGCTTTTGTGGGAATTGAGGTTTTAGAAGCTATAGAAAAATACCGCATTACTAAAACTTGTATGGTTCCTGCAATGCTTCAAGTTCTGTTGACTGAACCTAGTTGTCAACAGACGGATTTTTCATCACTTGAATACATTGTTTATGGGGGTTCTCCCATTGCAGAATTACTGTTAAAAGAAGCAATGGTGACATTTGATTGTAACTTTGTACAAATTTATGGTATGACTGAAACGGGAAATTGTGCCGTTAGTTTGCTTGCAAATGCCCATATTTCTGCAAATCTAGCTAGGCTTAAATCTGCGGGTAAACCTTTTCCTGGTGTCTCCCTCACTATTTTGAATCATCAAAGAAAAGCCTTAGCTATTGGTGAAGTAGGTGAAATCTGTATAAAATCACCTGCAAATATGATTGGTTATTGGAAATTACCAGAGGCTACGGCTAATACGCTAGTTGATGGCTGGATTCATACTGGAGATGCAGGTTACTTTGACGACGAGGGTTATCTCTATATTTGCGATCGCCTAAAAGATATGATCTGCTATGCCGGAGAAAATGTCTATCCAGCAGAGATTGAAAATATTCTATATGAATATCCAGCAATTGCTGAAGTTGCAGTTATTGGTGTTCCTGATGAAGACTGGGGAGAGAGTATTAAAGCTATTGTAGTTTTAAAACCAGGAATTAAAGCAACAGCACTAGATATCATCAACTTTGTCCGAGGTAAACTTGCTGATTTCAAGTTACCCAGGAGTGTAGAATTTGTTGCATCTTTACCAAGAACACCAAGCGGCAAATTACAAAAAGGCCAGCTAAAAGAAAAATATTGGCAAGGTTATCAACGCAAAGTTAATTAA
- a CDS encoding amino acid adenylation domain-containing protein — protein MNIAEFLKDLLQQNVELFLDGERLRYRGPKEVLNIPLLNKIKQHKTEILQLLNQGFHTPKSYPLSYGQQGLWFMYQFAPKSGAYNIAFTVRIRSRLNILALQRACQQLVIRHPTLRTTFGEHNAEPFQKIHEYQEVCLEETDAATWNWEELTKKVIEAYQHPFDLERGPVLRLCLFTRSAQDYIFLLAIHHIAVDGFSFGILLDELRLLYQIENTGEVVSLLPNKWQYKDFVQWQQKMLASPIGEHLWSYWQKQLADVSVLNLPTDRPRGQFQNHRGASYTFELSKELTYQLKEQAKVLGATLYMTLLTAFAVLIHRYTGQEDIIVASPTEGRSQPEFARTVGFFVNILALRVNLADNPRFSELLTQVRHTVLDAIAHQDYPSPLLVEQFQVNHNLSLTKILRVSFNLMKLQELGEDIELSVSTQAKTREDWGGLSLEPFVIPQQEGQNDLVFDMMETKESLLGLLRYNTDLFDETTISRMAGHFQTLLEAIITNPDQQIWSLPLLTKTERHQLLVEWNNTQIEYSQQCIHQLFEAQVELTPDALAVVFQDQQLTYQELNVRANQLAHYLQTLEVGPEVLVGIYVERSLDMVVGLLGILKAGGAYVPLDPTYPQERLTFMLSDADVSVLLTQQKLGSQLPSHPAQIVYLDTDWPVNLSQSQENPISGVKPEHLAYVIYTSGSTGKPKGVMIEHQSLVNFTQTAKAAYELKQDDRILQFASISFDAAAEEIYPCLSCGGTLVLRTQEMLSSVPDFVQACRDWQLTVLDLPTAYWHQLVSELAIANFSFPESLRLVIIGGERVLPQQVVMWQQYVGSLPKLINTYGPTEATVVTTLCQLSDSTSIKLERKNVPIGNPISHAQVYILDNYLQPTPIGVSGELYIGGAGVARGYLNHPDLTKQKFIPNPLAITKGREKSGVKGELKRLYKTGDLARYLPDGNIEFLGRIDRQVKIRGFRIELGEIEAVLNQHPAVSTGIVIVQENVPGEKDLVAYIVLKQKEAVVVRELRGFLKEKLPGYMVPSAFVTLESFPLTPNGKVDLQVLPARDRTRLELEKTFELPANPVEELLVTIWAKIFKFKQISIQDNFFELGGHSLLAAQLMSKINQKFSRNIPLSVLFQYPTVAGLANFLINNTSASVSPSCLVPIQAKGTQPPLFCMHSAGGQVIVYQHLAACLGSDQPVYGLQSRALNDPAVEHHSIDLMAVEYANAIRQHQPNGPYFLVGWSMGGALAVSVAKQLEQQGEKVGLVGLLDGFLVPDNGPAYEDLLLELALRISKAFADAVMTINSTEKQALREELVDLPYFESLRRMMVWGQEKNFLSTEISFEILEKQVALDKIHEQLFRGYSPPPIQASLYIWWASERLEKRLAQTDWSQYTTGRTHTEIVDGNHFTIIHPPNLNILAQQLQEHLGTVRSLNLHQKEG, from the coding sequence ATGAATATAGCTGAGTTTCTCAAAGACCTTTTGCAACAAAATGTAGAATTGTTTCTCGATGGAGAACGTCTGCGTTATCGTGGGCCAAAAGAGGTATTAAATATCCCACTGCTGAATAAAATTAAGCAGCATAAAACAGAAATATTACAATTACTCAATCAAGGGTTTCACACCCCAAAATCTTATCCCCTTTCTTACGGGCAGCAAGGGCTGTGGTTCATGTACCAATTTGCCCCAAAAAGCGGGGCTTATAACATTGCGTTTACAGTCCGCATCCGCTCCAGATTAAATATTTTAGCCTTACAACGTGCTTGCCAGCAGTTAGTAATTCGCCATCCAACGCTGCGGACTACATTTGGCGAACATAACGCTGAACCTTTTCAAAAGATTCATGAATATCAGGAAGTTTGTCTTGAAGAAACTGACGCTGCAACATGGAACTGGGAAGAACTAACTAAAAAAGTAATTGAGGCTTATCAGCATCCTTTTGATTTGGAACGAGGGCCTGTATTGCGCTTGTGTTTGTTTACTCGCTCTGCCCAAGATTATATTTTTTTACTGGCAATACACCATATTGCTGTTGATGGCTTCTCATTTGGTATTCTTTTAGATGAGTTGCGTTTACTCTACCAAATAGAAAATACTGGTGAAGTCGTGTCTTTACTTCCCAATAAGTGGCAGTATAAAGACTTCGTACAATGGCAGCAGAAAATGCTGGCAAGTCCTATAGGAGAACATCTTTGGTCTTACTGGCAGAAACAGTTGGCTGATGTGTCAGTGCTTAACTTACCTACAGATAGACCTAGAGGGCAATTTCAGAACCATCGGGGAGCTTCTTATACTTTTGAGTTAAGTAAAGAGTTGACTTATCAGCTTAAAGAGCAAGCAAAAGTTTTGGGAGCTACCCTTTATATGACTCTCCTAACAGCCTTTGCAGTGCTAATCCATCGTTACACAGGTCAGGAAGATATTATTGTCGCTTCTCCAACGGAGGGTAGGAGTCAGCCGGAATTCGCTAGGACAGTAGGTTTCTTTGTGAATATACTCGCCTTGCGAGTCAATCTTGCTGATAATCCTAGGTTTTCTGAACTTTTAACTCAAGTGCGCCATACAGTATTGGATGCGATCGCTCATCAAGATTATCCCTCACCTTTATTAGTTGAGCAATTCCAGGTAAACCATAACCTCAGCCTAACCAAAATTCTCCGCGTCTCCTTTAATCTGATGAAATTACAGGAGTTGGGAGAAGACATAGAATTATCCGTATCCACTCAAGCAAAAACCAGAGAAGATTGGGGAGGGTTATCGCTAGAGCCTTTTGTCATTCCCCAGCAAGAAGGGCAGAATGATTTAGTATTTGACATGATGGAAACCAAGGAATCACTTCTTGGTCTGTTAAGATACAACACCGATCTGTTTGACGAAACGACAATTAGCCGCATGGCGGGTCATTTCCAAACCTTGCTAGAAGCAATTATTACCAATCCAGATCAGCAAATTTGGTCATTGCCCCTACTAACCAAAACTGAGCGACACCAATTGTTAGTGGAGTGGAATAACACCCAGATAGAGTATTCCCAGCAATGTATTCATCAGTTATTTGAAGCACAAGTGGAATTGACCCCAGATGCTTTGGCAGTGGTGTTTCAAGACCAGCAACTAACTTACCAGGAATTAAATGTCCGAGCCAATCAACTAGCACACTACCTACAAACCTTAGAAGTTGGGCCGGAGGTGTTGGTGGGTATTTATGTGGAACGCTCCTTAGACATGGTTGTGGGACTTTTGGGCATTCTGAAAGCGGGTGGAGCTTATGTACCGCTAGACCCCACCTATCCCCAAGAGCGTTTGACGTTTATGTTGTCAGATGCCGATGTTTCAGTATTGTTGACTCAACAAAAGCTGGGAAGTCAATTACCGTCGCATCCAGCGCAGATAGTCTATTTGGATACTGATTGGCCAGTGAATCTGTCCCAGAGTCAAGAAAATCCGATTAGTGGAGTTAAGCCGGAGCATCTAGCTTATGTGATTTATACTTCCGGTTCTACTGGAAAACCCAAAGGAGTAATGATTGAACATCAGTCCTTAGTCAATTTCACCCAAACAGCGAAGGCTGCATACGAACTCAAACAAGACGATCGCATACTACAATTTGCTTCCATTAGTTTTGATGCAGCAGCAGAAGAAATCTATCCCTGCTTAAGTTGTGGTGGTACGCTAGTGCTGCGGACTCAAGAAATGTTGAGTTCTGTACCTGATTTTGTGCAAGCTTGTCGGGATTGGCAATTGACAGTTTTAGACTTACCTACAGCATACTGGCATCAGTTAGTCTCGGAATTAGCGATCGCTAATTTTTCTTTCCCAGAGTCATTACGGTTGGTGATTATTGGAGGAGAGCGAGTGTTACCGCAGCAAGTAGTAATGTGGCAGCAGTATGTCGGTTCTTTGCCGAAGCTAATAAACACATACGGCCCCACTGAAGCAACTGTAGTCACTACACTCTGTCAATTATCCGATTCAACATCAATAAAACTTGAGAGAAAAAACGTACCAATTGGCAATCCCATTTCTCATGCTCAAGTGTACATATTGGATAATTATCTACAACCGACTCCCATAGGTGTTTCTGGAGAACTGTATATAGGTGGTGCTGGTGTTGCTAGAGGCTACCTCAACCACCCAGATTTGACCAAGCAAAAATTCATCCCTAACCCATTAGCAATTACCAAGGGAAGAGAGAAATCGGGGGTTAAAGGAGAGCTAAAACGTCTGTATAAAACTGGAGACTTAGCCCGCTACCTCCCGGATGGTAACATCGAGTTTCTTGGTCGAATTGATCGTCAAGTAAAGATTCGCGGCTTCCGCATCGAATTGGGGGAAATTGAAGCTGTATTAAACCAACACCCAGCCGTCAGTACTGGCATAGTTATAGTCCAGGAAAATGTGCCAGGAGAAAAGGATCTCGTAGCTTATATAGTTTTGAAGCAAAAAGAGGCTGTTGTTGTTAGGGAATTGCGCGGTTTTCTGAAAGAAAAACTGCCGGGGTACATGGTTCCCTCTGCCTTCGTAACGCTAGAGTCCTTCCCGCTAACACCTAACGGTAAGGTGGATCTTCAAGTGCTTCCCGCACGCGATCGCACTAGACTGGAGTTAGAAAAAACTTTTGAACTACCTGCAAATCCTGTTGAAGAACTACTGGTAACAATTTGGGCTAAAATCTTCAAGTTTAAGCAGATTAGCATTCAAGACAATTTTTTTGAGTTGGGCGGACATTCCTTATTAGCTGCTCAACTAATGTCGAAAATTAATCAAAAATTTAGCAGAAATATCCCTCTGAGCGTACTTTTCCAGTATCCCACCGTGGCAGGGTTAGCAAATTTTCTCATAAATAATACTTCTGCTTCAGTATCACCCTCATGTTTAGTTCCAATCCAAGCTAAAGGAACTCAGCCACCACTTTTTTGTATGCACTCAGCAGGGGGACAGGTAATAGTTTATCAGCATCTAGCAGCCTGTCTTGGATCGGATCAACCTGTCTACGGTTTACAGTCCCGCGCTCTCAATGACCCGGCTGTTGAGCATCACAGCATTGATCTTATGGCTGTTGAATACGCTAACGCCATTCGCCAGCATCAGCCCAATGGCCCTTATTTTCTTGTTGGTTGGTCTATGGGAGGGGCCCTTGCTGTGAGTGTTGCGAAACAGTTAGAGCAGCAAGGCGAGAAGGTGGGTTTGGTTGGACTTTTGGATGGTTTTTTAGTTCCAGATAATGGCCCAGCTTACGAAGACCTCTTACTAGAACTCGCATTGAGAATCAGCAAAGCTTTCGCCGATGCTGTTATGACTATTAATTCTACTGAAAAACAGGCACTACGAGAGGAGCTTGTAGACTTACCTTATTTTGAAAGTCTGCGGCGGATGATGGTTTGGGGACAAGAAAAAAATTTCCTCTCAACGGAGATTTCTTTTGAGATTTTGGAAAAACAAGTGGCTCTTGACAAGATTCATGAACAACTGTTCAGAGGTTACTCTCCTCCCCCAATTCAAGCTAGCCTCTATATTTGGTGGGCTTCAGAGCGGCTTGAAAAAAGGCTAGCTCAAACAGACTGGAGTCAATACACTACGGGTAGAACCCATACAGAGATTGTTGATGGTAATCATTTCACCATCATCCACCCTCCAAACCTGAATATCCTTGCCCAACAATTACAAGAACACTTGGGGACAGTGCGATCGCTAAATTTGCATCAAAAAGAGGGTTGA
- a CDS encoding acyl carrier protein gives MLLNNDNILCLSTSDRQAVLIAYLQEHIAKAIGINASQLDVQQPLNHLGLDSLIAVKLRNRLRSDLEVDVPAVKFMKDSTVASLATIVIEQLINGNSESVSPEQLPILSQDEPKLAPIKINDGEWLEGEI, from the coding sequence ATGCTACTAAATAATGATAATATTTTGTGTTTGAGTACGAGCGATCGCCAAGCAGTCTTAATCGCTTATCTTCAAGAACACATCGCCAAAGCCATTGGGATAAATGCATCCCAACTAGACGTACAGCAACCTCTTAATCATCTGGGACTCGATTCTTTGATAGCTGTTAAACTGAGAAATAGACTGAGAAGCGACTTGGAAGTAGATGTACCTGCGGTCAAATTCATGAAAGATTCTACTGTTGCTAGTTTGGCAACAATAGTAATTGAACAGCTAATAAATGGAAATAGTGAATCTGTATCTCCTGAGCAATTGCCAATTCTCAGCCAAGATGAGCCAAAATTAGCCCCAATCAAAATAAATGATGGGGAGTGGCTAGAAGGTGAAATATGA
- a CDS encoding FcoT family thioesterase yields the protein MNINPKVSKTDDVSQVLLDVFLEPYKDDCKYLRKAQFKCPELVGESSSDRQGLWLVTGDFSIPESCYIAATGHFNSVEFNICYNQLFYIMVAYLIENNLLEVMRDWDLETYKRRQLSNFLIVKFSSTFRKPINSNHFQGSLSINKYSVRGNLIILKTSCAFYEKNGGWSEGDVTIAVLNSEPQETLDENHQSISA from the coding sequence ATGAATATAAATCCCAAAGTTAGCAAGACAGATGACGTAAGCCAAGTTTTATTAGATGTGTTCTTGGAACCATATAAAGATGATTGCAAATATTTGAGAAAGGCACAGTTTAAATGTCCTGAATTAGTTGGTGAATCAAGCAGCGATCGTCAAGGATTATGGTTGGTAACAGGTGACTTTTCTATTCCAGAATCTTGCTACATTGCAGCCACCGGGCACTTTAATTCGGTAGAATTCAACATTTGTTACAACCAGTTATTCTATATCATGGTTGCTTATTTAATTGAAAATAATTTGTTAGAAGTGATGAGAGACTGGGATTTAGAAACCTATAAGCGGCGACAACTTAGTAATTTTCTGATTGTTAAGTTTTCTAGTACCTTTAGAAAACCAATAAATTCTAATCATTTTCAAGGAAGTCTATCAATCAATAAATATTCTGTCCGTGGGAATTTAATTATCTTGAAGACTTCATGTGCCTTTTATGAAAAAAATGGAGGCTGGTCTGAAGGTGATGTAACCATCGCTGTATTAAACAGTGAACCGCAAGAAACCCTTGATGAGAATCATCAATCTATAAGCGCATAG
- a CDS encoding TauD/TfdA dioxygenase family protein — MKINQPVSEKIGAEILEIDVALISEAEVNIIKKLVYDHKIVVFRGQNISDYQYIEFAKKIGTPQIYPQENYHHPDYPEIFVSSNVSKDGKKFGVAGTGRYWHTDCAFLDQPLPLTMLYPKVLPNSVRETYYIDMQQVYKKLAPNLRSYIDGKYMVHEAKWRYKVQEWDIDKAIIDILNDFEKKFPSVKHPAVIMHPATHEKILYMSQGFTTGIKGLDYETSQELLQELFSFIECDEHIHTHIWKEGDILLWDNRTLNHKASSVPKGEKSVSYRIGIYDGLPFYVS; from the coding sequence ATGAAAATCAATCAACCAGTTTCAGAAAAAATTGGAGCGGAAATTTTAGAGATAGATGTAGCTTTGATTAGCGAAGCAGAAGTTAATATCATTAAAAAACTTGTATACGACCATAAAATAGTAGTTTTTAGAGGACAAAATATTAGTGATTACCAATATATAGAATTTGCTAAAAAAATTGGTACGCCACAAATATACCCTCAAGAAAATTATCATCACCCGGACTATCCTGAAATTTTTGTATCTTCCAATGTCTCAAAAGATGGGAAAAAATTTGGCGTTGCAGGAACAGGTCGATACTGGCATACTGATTGTGCATTTCTTGATCAACCGTTGCCACTTACCATGTTGTACCCAAAGGTGCTGCCAAATTCGGTTAGAGAAACCTACTATATCGATATGCAGCAAGTTTATAAAAAGTTAGCTCCAAATTTAAGAAGCTACATTGATGGAAAATACATGGTACATGAAGCGAAATGGCGTTATAAAGTGCAAGAGTGGGATATAGACAAAGCCATCATAGATATTTTGAATGACTTTGAAAAGAAATTTCCATCTGTTAAACATCCGGCTGTGATTATGCACCCAGCGACTCATGAAAAAATCTTGTATATGAGCCAAGGTTTTACTACTGGTATCAAAGGTCTTGATTATGAAACAAGTCAAGAACTTTTACAAGAATTATTTTCATTTATTGAGTGTGATGAGCATATTCATACGCACATCTGGAAAGAAGGCGACATTCTTTTATGGGATAACAGAACACTTAATCACAAAGCATCTTCAGTACCAAAAGGTGAGAAAAGTGTAAGCTATCGCATAGGTATTTATGACGGCTTACCATTTTATGTTTCCTAA
- a CDS encoding MFS transporter, producing the protein MGKSTVSSKDKLPLWQPLTVRDFLLLFIGESVSLLGDQFFLVALPWLTIQLTHSPVSLGAVLMAAAVPRAILMLLGGVVSDRISPRLLMLVSHTLCALLTALLTILVWFQGTQIWLLYLFAISFGIIEGFSIPAARSIIPTLVNQEQLTASNTLSQGATQLIVLIGPALGGLLIATVGIEKAFAIDAASFVFSVATLLLMKGGRKESVVNDKSITKPSLRSKSLSLIAGIREGLNYVWHNPGLRAVLLVITAINLFFLGPLEVGITSLAQSRFSGGAIALGTMKSAWGGGALLGTLMTGVLRYPPRMGVLMLSLASIQGFGLFLLGFIPNILLASITIAILGCCSGFFTVLGITWIQKQTPSEMLGRVMSLGMFSAFGIAPFSYALAGLLADLNLIILFSVAGGIIVIINTLLAANPSVRSIE; encoded by the coding sequence ATGGGAAAATCAACAGTTTCAAGCAAGGATAAATTACCTCTTTGGCAGCCGTTGACTGTACGCGACTTCCTGCTATTGTTTATTGGTGAAAGTGTTTCACTTTTAGGAGATCAATTTTTCTTAGTGGCATTGCCTTGGTTGACTATCCAGTTGACTCATTCTCCTGTCAGCTTGGGTGCGGTGCTAATGGCAGCAGCAGTTCCGCGTGCTATTTTAATGTTGCTTGGTGGTGTCGTTAGCGATCGCATCTCACCCCGGTTACTCATGCTTGTTTCCCATACTTTATGTGCGCTACTGACAGCTTTACTGACGATACTGGTTTGGTTCCAAGGGACACAGATATGGCTTCTTTACCTATTTGCTATTAGCTTTGGAATCATAGAAGGCTTTTCCATCCCAGCCGCGAGGTCAATTATCCCTACCCTCGTCAACCAGGAGCAGTTGACAGCTAGTAACACCTTGAGTCAGGGAGCTACTCAACTGATTGTGCTGATTGGGCCAGCATTAGGCGGTTTGCTGATTGCTACCGTTGGTATTGAAAAAGCATTTGCAATTGATGCTGCCAGTTTCGTTTTCTCAGTCGCAACACTTTTGCTGATGAAAGGCGGCCGTAAGGAAAGTGTTGTGAATGACAAGTCTATTACGAAACCTTCCTTAAGGAGCAAGAGTCTAAGTTTAATCGCCGGTATTCGGGAGGGACTCAATTATGTTTGGCATAATCCAGGACTGAGAGCAGTTTTGCTGGTCATAACGGCGATCAATCTTTTTTTCCTCGGCCCATTAGAAGTTGGCATCACATCATTGGCTCAAAGTCGCTTTTCAGGAGGTGCGATCGCATTAGGAACAATGAAGTCAGCTTGGGGTGGTGGTGCGCTATTAGGGACACTGATGACTGGAGTTCTTCGCTATCCTCCACGGATGGGAGTTTTGATGCTGAGTCTCGCTAGCATCCAAGGCTTTGGTCTATTCTTGCTTGGTTTTATACCAAATATATTATTAGCTAGTATCACAATTGCGATACTAGGTTGTTGTAGCGGCTTTTTTACTGTTTTAGGAATTACCTGGATTCAAAAGCAAACTCCTTCTGAAATGTTAGGAAGAGTTATGAGTTTAGGGATGTTCTCTGCCTTTGGGATTGCTCCGTTTTCTTACGCTTTAGCTGGCTTATTAGCTGATTTAAATCTGATTATTCTTTTTTCTGTGGCAGGTGGAATTATAGTTATAATCAATACTTTATTGGCAGCAAATCCATCAGTTCGCAGTATAGAGTAA